A region of Streptomyces paludis DNA encodes the following proteins:
- the fxsT gene encoding FxSxx-COOH system tetratricopeptide repeat protein, which translates to MTARRDGRIVTFYSYKGGTGRTMALANTAWILAANGQRVLAVDWDLEAPGLHRFFHPFLDPATLAATTGVIDLITEYAWAATSPVDRPDDWHRDYARVQPHAVSLTPVHLGWDFPEGGTLDFVSAGRQNREYSATVSTFDWDNFYDRLGGGHFFDALRDDMKAHYDYVLIDSRTGLSDIADICTVHLPDVLVDCFTLSDQSIDGAAAVARQIDERYGGRGIRIFPVPMRIDEGEKEKADAGRALARVKFDRFPSGLAGESLTAYWGAVEIPYRPYYAYEETLATFGDAPGLSNSLLSAFERLTGYVTEGAITAMPAVGEESRLRIKDAFTRRRPTLPADLQLSYVAENRMWADWIESVLTRAGFRVVPRDVAAEPVGTAGGYGGYGDSTGLGGSGGGGLGGSGGYGNSGGYGGSGGYGGSGDTIGGAGLSLRRGEPPVRTVVLLSAAYLKSARAVEVWSRAVAEDPGGARRQVIPVRVGDIRLTAPYIDLNPVDLFRLDEPHATAMLLRALDRHVQLADSVAPGPRFPGTVPKIWNAPARNPGFTGRSLVLERMRDQLGGGMTVVLPQPQTLYGLGGIGKTQVALEYVHRFMADYDLVWWISSERVADVVAGLAELAVRLGAQGGDDIASASQEAIDLLRRGVPSPRWLLVFDNADDPEQLQRFFPPGGPGHVLVTSRNQSWSQYGDALPVDVFLREESVEHLQRRAPGLSAVDADKVATAVGDLPLAVEQAAAWIAETATPVSEYLDQLAQQAPSVLALNQPAGYPEPVAATWNISIERLKERSPAAVRLLQLCAFFAPEPISANLLYSKEMIEELKPYDVSLQETLVLGRVIREIGRFALAKVDQVGNSIQVHRLVQAIIRAQLTEQEQRDARHAVHRILAGARPDGDEPIDNPATWERFATIWPHLDVSEAGFCRRPETRRLMIDRVRYLWKRGDWPAAFELAGELRDEWRETLGNNDPQYLYLRFHLSNIYRSLGRYVEARELDEETLARQRRVLGPTHPHTYMTTSGLATDFMTLGEYTKAMELSTEAHEGFSGIFHESHPRTLAAANNRALALRMVGRHTEARETDQDIFDRRTAVLGPNHPHTLASAVNLARDLRDIGRYEDSVNLLSRTYGLYKEHLGPLFPGTLAAAKSLAVSLRRADRLEDARRLTTATCKRYRTKYGSEATPDSLSCDLNLAADHFAAGEPVAARDLAQEVVDQYRRVPGEHHPYTLAAINNLGIYHWGCGAPELAEQLLRPTLRLMREVLGDEHPHTLFCTVALASAQADLGELDEALVTERGAVAGLRVALGAHHPETLAIASNMCVTLGALGRKGDAAQLRVDTVEELVRLLGEDHTLTRFARDDRRVYRDLEPLAV; encoded by the coding sequence ATGACAGCACGTCGTGACGGACGCATCGTCACCTTCTACTCGTACAAGGGCGGTACGGGCCGCACCATGGCCCTGGCCAACACGGCCTGGATCCTCGCCGCCAACGGGCAGCGGGTGCTGGCCGTCGACTGGGACCTGGAGGCCCCCGGGCTGCACCGGTTCTTCCACCCCTTCCTGGACCCCGCCACCCTCGCCGCCACCACCGGTGTCATCGATCTGATCACCGAGTACGCGTGGGCCGCGACCAGCCCCGTGGACCGCCCCGACGACTGGCACCGCGACTACGCGCGCGTCCAGCCGCACGCCGTCTCCCTCACCCCGGTCCATCTCGGCTGGGACTTCCCCGAGGGCGGCACCCTCGACTTCGTCTCCGCGGGGCGGCAGAACCGCGAGTACTCCGCGACCGTCTCCACCTTCGACTGGGACAACTTCTACGACCGGCTCGGCGGCGGGCACTTCTTCGACGCGCTGCGCGACGACATGAAGGCCCACTACGACTACGTCCTCATCGACAGCAGGACCGGGCTCAGCGACATCGCCGACATCTGCACCGTCCATCTCCCCGATGTCCTCGTCGACTGCTTCACCCTCAGCGACCAGTCCATCGACGGCGCCGCCGCGGTGGCCCGCCAGATCGACGAGCGCTACGGCGGCCGGGGCATCAGGATCTTCCCCGTACCGATGCGCATCGACGAGGGCGAGAAGGAGAAGGCCGACGCGGGCCGCGCGCTGGCCCGGGTGAAGTTCGACCGCTTCCCCAGCGGCCTCGCCGGGGAGAGCCTCACCGCCTACTGGGGCGCGGTGGAGATCCCGTACCGCCCCTACTACGCGTACGAGGAGACCCTCGCGACCTTCGGTGACGCGCCGGGGCTGAGCAACTCCCTGCTCTCCGCGTTCGAACGGCTCACCGGCTATGTCACCGAGGGCGCCATCACCGCGATGCCCGCGGTCGGCGAGGAGTCCCGGCTGCGGATCAAGGACGCCTTCACCCGGCGCCGCCCCACCCTGCCCGCCGACCTCCAGCTCAGCTATGTCGCCGAGAACCGGATGTGGGCCGACTGGATCGAATCCGTGCTCACCCGGGCCGGGTTCCGGGTCGTACCGCGCGATGTCGCCGCCGAACCGGTGGGCACGGCCGGCGGATACGGCGGGTACGGGGATTCCACGGGCCTCGGCGGCTCCGGGGGCGGGGGCCTCGGCGGCTCCGGCGGATACGGGAATTCCGGCGGGTACGGCGGTTCCGGCGGATACGGGGGCTCCGGCGACACGATCGGCGGCGCCGGGCTCTCGCTGCGCCGCGGCGAGCCCCCCGTCCGTACCGTCGTCCTGCTCTCCGCCGCCTACCTCAAGTCCGCGCGGGCCGTGGAGGTGTGGTCGCGCGCCGTGGCCGAGGACCCGGGCGGCGCCCGGCGCCAGGTGATCCCCGTCCGGGTCGGCGACATCCGGCTCACCGCCCCGTACATCGACCTCAACCCGGTGGACCTCTTCCGGCTGGACGAGCCGCACGCCACAGCCATGCTGCTGCGCGCGCTGGACCGGCACGTACAGCTCGCGGACTCCGTCGCGCCCGGACCGCGCTTCCCCGGCACCGTGCCCAAGATCTGGAACGCGCCCGCCCGCAACCCCGGCTTCACCGGGCGCTCCCTCGTACTGGAGCGGATGCGCGACCAGCTCGGCGGCGGAATGACCGTCGTCCTCCCGCAGCCCCAGACGCTCTACGGGCTCGGCGGGATCGGCAAGACACAGGTGGCGCTGGAGTACGTCCACCGCTTCATGGCCGACTACGACCTGGTCTGGTGGATCTCCTCCGAGCGGGTCGCCGATGTGGTCGCCGGCCTCGCCGAACTGGCCGTACGGCTCGGGGCGCAGGGCGGCGACGACATCGCGTCGGCCTCCCAGGAGGCCATCGACCTGCTGCGGCGCGGGGTGCCGTCGCCGCGCTGGCTGCTGGTCTTCGACAACGCCGACGACCCCGAGCAGCTCCAGCGCTTCTTCCCGCCGGGCGGCCCCGGCCATGTCCTGGTCACCTCCCGCAACCAGAGCTGGTCGCAGTACGGCGACGCCCTGCCCGTCGATGTCTTCCTGCGCGAGGAGTCCGTCGAGCATCTCCAGCGGCGCGCGCCCGGACTCTCCGCCGTGGACGCCGACAAGGTCGCCACCGCCGTCGGGGATCTGCCGCTCGCCGTCGAACAGGCCGCGGCCTGGATCGCCGAGACCGCCACCCCCGTCTCCGAGTATCTGGACCAGCTCGCGCAGCAGGCGCCCAGCGTGCTCGCGCTCAACCAGCCCGCCGGCTACCCCGAACCGGTCGCCGCGACCTGGAACATCTCCATCGAGCGGCTCAAGGAGCGCTCGCCCGCCGCCGTACGGCTGCTCCAGCTCTGTGCCTTCTTCGCGCCCGAGCCGATCTCCGCGAACCTCCTCTACAGCAAGGAGATGATCGAGGAGCTGAAGCCCTACGACGTCTCCCTCCAGGAGACCCTGGTGCTCGGCCGGGTCATCCGCGAGATCGGCCGGTTCGCGCTGGCCAAGGTGGACCAGGTCGGCAACAGCATCCAGGTGCACCGGCTGGTGCAGGCGATCATCCGCGCGCAGCTCACCGAGCAGGAGCAGCGCGACGCCCGGCACGCCGTGCACCGTATCCTCGCGGGCGCCCGGCCCGACGGCGACGAGCCGATCGACAACCCCGCCACCTGGGAGCGGTTCGCCACGATCTGGCCGCATCTTGATGTCTCCGAGGCCGGCTTCTGCCGCCGGCCCGAGACCCGCCGGCTGATGATCGACCGGGTGCGCTACCTGTGGAAGCGCGGCGACTGGCCGGCCGCCTTCGAACTCGCCGGGGAGCTGCGCGACGAGTGGCGCGAGACGCTCGGCAACAACGACCCGCAGTATCTGTATCTGCGCTTCCACCTCTCCAACATCTACCGCTCCCTGGGCCGTTACGTGGAGGCGCGGGAGCTGGACGAGGAGACCCTGGCGCGGCAGCGCAGGGTGCTCGGCCCCACCCACCCGCACACGTACATGACCACCAGCGGGCTGGCCACCGACTTCATGACGCTCGGCGAGTACACCAAGGCGATGGAGCTGTCGACCGAGGCGCACGAGGGGTTCAGCGGGATCTTCCACGAGTCCCACCCGCGGACCCTGGCCGCGGCCAACAACCGCGCGCTGGCCCTGCGGATGGTCGGCCGGCACACCGAGGCGCGCGAGACGGACCAGGACATCTTCGACCGCAGGACCGCCGTCCTCGGCCCGAACCACCCGCACACCCTCGCCTCCGCGGTCAACCTGGCGCGCGATCTGCGGGACATCGGCCGGTACGAGGACTCGGTCAACCTGCTCAGCCGGACGTACGGCCTCTACAAGGAACACCTCGGACCTCTCTTCCCCGGCACCCTCGCGGCGGCCAAGAGCCTGGCCGTCTCCCTGCGCCGGGCGGACCGGCTGGAGGACGCGCGCCGGCTGACCACCGCGACCTGCAAGCGCTACCGGACCAAATACGGATCGGAGGCCACTCCCGACTCACTTTCCTGCGATCTGAATCTCGCGGCCGACCATTTCGCCGCCGGCGAGCCGGTCGCCGCGCGGGATCTGGCGCAGGAGGTCGTGGACCAGTACCGGCGGGTGCCGGGGGAGCACCACCCGTACACCCTTGCCGCGATCAACAACCTCGGCATCTACCACTGGGGCTGTGGCGCGCCCGAGCTGGCGGAGCAACTGCTGCGGCCCACGCTGCGGTTGATGCGGGAGGTGCTGGGGGACGAGCATCCGCACACACTCTTCTGCACGGTCGCGCTGGCCAGCGCGCAGGCGGACCTGGGCGAGCTGGACGAGGCGCTGGTCACCGAGCGGGGCGCGGTCGCGGGGCTGCGGGTGGCGCTGGGCGCGCACCACCCCGAGACGCTCGCCATCGCCTCCAACATGTGCGTCACGCTGGGCGCGCTGGGGCGCAAGGGCGACGCGGCGCAGCTGCGGGTGGACACCGTCGAGGAGCTGGTACGGCTGCTGGGCGAGGACCACACACTGACCCGGTTCGCGCGGGACGACCGGCGGGTCTACCGGGATCTGGAGCCGCTGGCGGTGTGA
- a CDS encoding S1 family peptidase, translating into MSHRRISKKRVTMAGGAVVALAIAGVTLQNANASEDKPQSELKTLTATGAGALAATLNGNLGESAAGWYYEAASKSLVMNVVDEQAAAAVRQAGGKARIVQNTTAQLTAARQTLTDRATIPGTSWTTDPVTNKVVVTADRTVTGDAWEKLSAVVNTLAGKAELKKTAGEFKTFVSGGDAILGGGARCSLGFNVVKDGAPHFLTAGHCTEDIQTWADADGNQIGTTVASVFPVGDFGLVKYDDEATQPPSDVNLFNGNVQAISQVAEAVVGQQVVRSGSTTQVSDGQVTGLNATVNYGNGDIVNGLIQTSVCAEPGDSGGSLFADDLALGLTSGGSGNCTVGGETFFQPVTTALAAVGAELVGDAGAGAGNGNAGAGNGNAGAGNGNGDAGAANAGAGGDQAGAANAGAGNAGDAGAANAGVGAGDAIGDAAGDAVGDAGDAVGDAVGNENANENANGNRNGNGNGNGHGSSRQGSNQ; encoded by the coding sequence TTGAGTCATCGGCGTATATCCAAGAAGCGTGTGACCATGGCGGGCGGTGCCGTGGTGGCGCTGGCGATCGCGGGTGTCACGCTCCAGAACGCGAACGCCAGCGAGGACAAGCCTCAGTCCGAGCTGAAGACGCTGACGGCGACGGGGGCCGGTGCGCTCGCGGCCACGCTCAACGGGAACCTGGGCGAGAGCGCGGCCGGCTGGTACTACGAGGCCGCTTCGAAGTCCCTCGTGATGAACGTCGTCGACGAGCAGGCCGCCGCGGCGGTCCGTCAGGCGGGCGGCAAGGCCAGAATCGTCCAGAACACCACCGCCCAGCTGACGGCGGCCCGGCAGACCCTGACCGACCGGGCGACCATCCCGGGCACGTCCTGGACGACCGACCCGGTCACCAACAAGGTGGTCGTCACGGCCGACCGTACGGTCACGGGTGACGCGTGGGAGAAGCTCAGCGCGGTGGTGAACACGCTCGCGGGCAAGGCCGAACTCAAGAAGACGGCGGGGGAGTTCAAGACCTTCGTCTCCGGTGGTGACGCGATCCTGGGCGGCGGCGCGCGCTGCTCGCTCGGCTTCAACGTGGTCAAGGACGGCGCGCCGCACTTCCTGACCGCCGGTCACTGCACCGAGGACATCCAGACGTGGGCCGACGCCGACGGCAACCAGATCGGCACGACCGTCGCCTCCGTCTTCCCGGTGGGTGACTTCGGCCTGGTCAAGTACGACGACGAGGCCACCCAGCCGCCGAGCGACGTCAACCTCTTCAACGGCAACGTCCAGGCGATCTCGCAGGTGGCCGAGGCGGTCGTGGGACAGCAGGTCGTCCGCAGCGGCTCGACCACCCAGGTCTCCGACGGCCAGGTCACCGGGCTCAACGCCACGGTGAACTACGGCAACGGTGACATCGTCAACGGCCTGATCCAGACCTCCGTCTGCGCCGAGCCCGGCGACAGCGGCGGCTCGCTCTTCGCGGACGACCTCGCGCTCGGGCTGACCTCGGGCGGCAGCGGTAACTGCACCGTGGGCGGCGAGACGTTCTTCCAGCCGGTGACGACGGCGCTGGCGGCGGTCGGCGCGGAGCTGGTGGGCGACGCGGGAGCGGGCGCGGGTAACGGCAACGCGGGCGCGGGTAACGGCAACGCGGGTGCGGGTAACGGCAACGGCGACGCGGGCGCGGCCAACGCGGGCGCGGGCGGCGACCAGGCCGGTGCGGCCAACGCGGGCGCCGGTAACGCCGGTGACGCGGGTGCGGCCAACGCGGGTGTCGGCGCTGGTGACGCCATCGGCGATGCGGCCGGGGACGCGGTCGGGGATGCCGGCGACGCGGTCGGTGACGCGGTCGGCAACGAGAACGCGAATGAGAACGCGAACGGCAACCGCAACGGGAACGGCAATGGCAACGGCCACGGCTCTTCCCGCCAGGGCAGCAACCAGTAG
- the fsxC gene encoding FxsC protein codes for MINLLAASETQGSGCSQDGGRVHASSQRRAADHRPYFFLSYAHTPRNGPGGPDPDMWVEKLFRDLCGHVMAMTDLPAGAQAGFIDRDMRSGEGWSERLAEVLATCRVFVPLFSPRYFASEMCGKEWFAFAQRVIYEQAKNNTSAEAIVPALWVPVPPQQLPGPAERLQFNHRDFGDRYVTDGLYGLVKLRIFEREYERAVYELAKRIVNVADTAAIAPGRPVDYRNAPSAFGTNGGPRPMQVTVAAPTRHDLPEGRTPHYYGSMAQDWNPYHPDSARPLAYVARDLVRSLNYQADIVSFDEVAIPHEGKQEPGRPEILLVDRWALHDEEQRKRLAAFDAEHRPWVSVVVPWNRTDQQSREAEAELSERLERTMPKKTGQGRTASRAAARGVPSMEAFGQLLPQVVEAAAQQYLRHATVYPPAGGTPMERPRLRGPMAAEYATTHYVPQTHDLAPDAEDTDDSTS; via the coding sequence ATGATTAATTTGCTCGCTGCCTCGGAGACACAGGGAAGCGGGTGCTCACAGGACGGGGGTCGTGTGCACGCGTCATCGCAGCGGAGAGCGGCTGACCATCGGCCGTATTTCTTCCTCAGCTATGCGCACACACCGCGGAACGGACCCGGGGGACCCGATCCGGACATGTGGGTGGAGAAGCTCTTCCGCGATCTGTGCGGCCATGTGATGGCCATGACCGATCTCCCGGCCGGGGCCCAGGCCGGCTTCATCGACCGGGACATGCGCTCCGGCGAGGGCTGGTCGGAGCGGCTCGCCGAAGTCCTCGCCACCTGCCGGGTGTTCGTACCGCTGTTCTCGCCGCGCTACTTCGCCAGCGAGATGTGCGGCAAGGAGTGGTTCGCCTTCGCCCAGCGCGTCATCTACGAGCAGGCCAAGAACAACACCAGCGCCGAAGCGATCGTCCCGGCCCTCTGGGTGCCCGTACCGCCCCAGCAACTGCCGGGACCCGCCGAGCGGTTGCAGTTCAACCACCGGGACTTCGGCGACCGCTACGTCACCGACGGACTCTACGGACTGGTCAAACTCCGTATCTTCGAGCGGGAGTACGAGCGGGCCGTCTACGAACTCGCCAAACGGATCGTCAACGTCGCCGACACCGCCGCGATAGCCCCCGGGCGCCCCGTCGACTACCGCAACGCGCCCAGCGCCTTCGGCACCAACGGCGGACCGCGCCCCATGCAGGTCACCGTGGCCGCGCCCACCCGCCACGATCTGCCCGAGGGCCGTACCCCGCACTACTACGGCTCCATGGCCCAGGACTGGAACCCGTACCACCCCGACTCCGCCCGGCCGCTGGCCTATGTCGCCCGGGACCTGGTGCGCTCGCTCAACTACCAGGCGGACATCGTCTCGTTCGACGAGGTGGCCATACCGCACGAGGGCAAGCAGGAGCCCGGCAGACCGGAGATCCTGCTGGTCGACCGGTGGGCCCTGCACGACGAGGAGCAGCGCAAGCGCCTCGCCGCGTTCGACGCCGAGCACCGGCCCTGGGTGAGCGTCGTCGTCCCGTGGAACCGTACGGACCAGCAGAGCCGGGAGGCGGAGGCCGAACTCAGCGAGCGGCTGGAGCGCACCATGCCGAAGAAGACGGGACAGGGCCGCACCGCCTCCCGGGCCGCCGCCCGGGGCGTCCCCAGCATGGAGGCGTTCGGCCAGCTCCTGCCCCAGGTCGTCGAAGCCGCCGCCCAGCAGTACCTGAGACACGCTACGGTCTACCCGCCGGCCGGCGGCACCCCCATGGAACGGCCCCGGCTGCGAGGCCCCATGGCCGCCGAGTACGCCACGACGCACTATGTTCCCCAGACGCACGACCTGGCGCCCGATGCGGAGGACACGGATGACAGCACGTCGTGA
- a CDS encoding alpha/beta fold hydrolase — translation MRRRVRAADGRHLMVERLGDPRGRPVFLLHGTPGSRLGPAPRGMVLYQRGMQLIAYDRPGYGGSDRLEGRSVADVAQDVTTIADALGLERFAVAGRSGGAPHALACAALLPDRVTRTAALVTLAPWDAVGLDWFEGMAASNVREYTTAHQDPAGVAARLIPRAAAIRENPVRLLDDLRLELTDSDRMVVSDAGVRTMLLRNYQEALRGSAYGWIDDAVAFASPWGFDPADIRGPVLLWHGEKDVFSPVGHSRWLAERIPGATAVLEPAAAHFDALHALPRILTWLLDD, via the coding sequence TTGCGACGTCGGGTGCGCGCGGCGGACGGGCGGCATCTGATGGTCGAGCGTCTGGGGGATCCGCGCGGCAGACCTGTCTTCCTGCTGCACGGCACGCCGGGCAGCAGGCTCGGGCCTGCCCCGCGCGGCATGGTGCTCTACCAGCGGGGGATGCAGCTGATCGCCTACGACCGTCCCGGATACGGCGGTTCGGACCGGCTCGAAGGGCGCAGTGTCGCCGATGTGGCCCAGGACGTGACGACGATCGCCGATGCCCTCGGGCTCGAACGGTTCGCCGTCGCCGGCCGCTCCGGCGGCGCTCCGCACGCCCTGGCCTGCGCGGCGCTGCTGCCCGACCGGGTGACCCGGACGGCCGCGCTGGTCACCCTCGCGCCGTGGGACGCGGTCGGGCTCGACTGGTTCGAGGGCATGGCCGCCTCCAACGTCCGGGAGTACACCACCGCGCACCAGGATCCGGCGGGGGTGGCGGCCCGGCTGATCCCGCGCGCCGCCGCCATCCGGGAGAACCCGGTGCGACTCCTGGACGATCTGCGCCTGGAGCTGACCGATTCCGACCGCATGGTGGTCTCCGATGCCGGGGTCAGAACGATGCTGCTGCGCAACTACCAGGAGGCGCTGCGCGGTTCGGCGTACGGCTGGATCGACGACGCGGTCGCCTTCGCCAGCCCCTGGGGGTTCGACCCGGCCGACATCCGGGGTCCGGTGCTGCTGTGGCACGGCGAGAAGGACGTTTTCTCGCCGGTCGGCCACTCGCGCTGGCTCGCGGAGCGCATCCCGGGCGCGACGGCCGTCCTGGAACCGGCCGCCGCGCACTTCGACGCCCTGCACGCGCTGCCCCGCATCCTGACCTGGCTGCTGGACGACTGA
- a CDS encoding aminoglycoside N(3)-acetyltransferase encodes MSDEDPTGALARELAALGVTPGAPLLVHASLRATGLAPDTVRDALLRALGPDGTLVVPAFTEENSDTSAAHFARVRGMTRREAAVFRSRMPAFDPARTPCLSMGRLAESVRTAEGAVRSAHPQSSFAAVGARAAELMARHPLDSHLGPDSPLGALEAADARVLLINVGFAACTAFHLAEYRRDGKQRSYRCVVKAADGTPRWVEYEDVSLDDSDFEAIGADFPWGLERKGQLGGTVTRLFTIRDAVTHAERWMAEKRR; translated from the coding sequence ATGTCTGACGAGGATCCGACCGGCGCACTGGCGCGCGAGCTGGCGGCGCTCGGGGTCACGCCCGGCGCTCCGCTGCTCGTGCACGCCTCCCTGCGCGCCACCGGGCTGGCCCCCGACACGGTGCGCGACGCGCTGCTGAGAGCGCTGGGCCCGGACGGCACCCTGGTCGTCCCGGCCTTCACGGAGGAGAACTCCGACACCTCGGCCGCCCACTTCGCCCGGGTCCGGGGGATGACCCGGCGCGAGGCCGCGGTCTTCCGCTCCCGGATGCCCGCCTTCGACCCGGCGCGCACCCCGTGTCTGTCGATGGGCCGGCTCGCGGAGTCCGTACGGACCGCCGAGGGCGCCGTACGCAGCGCGCATCCGCAGTCCTCCTTCGCGGCGGTCGGGGCGCGGGCCGCCGAACTGATGGCCCGGCACCCGCTCGACAGCCATCTGGGACCGGACTCGCCGCTCGGCGCGCTGGAGGCGGCGGACGCGCGGGTGCTGCTGATCAATGTGGGTTTCGCCGCGTGCACCGCATTCCATCTCGCCGAATACCGCCGGGACGGCAAGCAGCGTTCTTATCGCTGTGTGGTGAAAGCGGCGGACGGGACGCCGCGTTGGGTGGAATATGAGGATGTCAGCCTCGACGACAGCGATTTCGAGGCGATCGGCGCGGATTTCCCGTGGGGTCTGGAGCGGAAGGGACAACTGGGAGGAACGGTCACAAGACTGTTCACGATCCGGGACGCGGTCACGCACGCCGAACGTTGGATGGCCGAAAAGCGACGTTGA